Proteins encoded within one genomic window of Calonectris borealis chromosome 1, bCalBor7.hap1.2, whole genome shotgun sequence:
- the ATP4B gene encoding LOW QUALITY PROTEIN: potassium-transporting ATPase subunit beta (The sequence of the model RefSeq protein was modified relative to this genomic sequence to represent the inferred CDS: substituted 1 base at 1 genomic stop codon): MATLNEKKTCSERMENFRRFVWNPETKLFMGRSLINWVWISLYYLAFYVVMSGLFALSIYSLMRTVNLYEPDYQDQLKSPGVTLRPDVYGDRGLQIYYNVSDNKTWEGLVTTLRTFLTAYTPAAQRLNVNCTSNTYFIQDTFDGPNKTKLSCKFTSDMLQNCSGITDPTFGFPEGKPCFIIKMNRIIKFFPGNGTAPRVDCTYVGDESHPLEVDYYPVNGTFNLHYFPYYGKKAQPSYSNPLVAVKFLNITRNVELKIVCKIIGAGITFDNVHDPYEGKVEFKLKIEDXAATETLLKNTQILCLTVCDSASTMRAFDSGDAAFQAPTLVSATAQHRKMLNTFPRDWVSAEPQLQNDSLDRLYKKAFDGINTFTGKTEVSPC; encoded by the exons ATGgcaactttaaatgaaaaaaagacctGCAGCGAGCGGATGGAAAATTTCCGTCGTTTTGTCTGGAATCCAGAAACAAAGCTTTTTATGGGAAGGAGCTTAATTAACTGGG tgtggATCAGCCTGTACTACCTGGCTTTCTACGTGGTGATGTCGGGGCTGTTCGCACTCTCCATTTATTCTTTAATGAGGACGGTGAATCTGTACGAACCCGACTACCAAGACCAGCTGAAATCCCCAG GTGTAACGTTACGACCCGACGTTTATGGGGATAGAGGATTACAAATTTATTACAACGTATCCGACAACAAAACCTGGGAAGGTTTAGTGACAACTCTTCGGACTTTTCTGACAG CATATACGCCAGCTGCTCAGCGTCTGAACGTCAACTGCACCAGTAACACATACTTCATTCAGGACACCTTTGATGGCCCGAATAAAACAAAACTATCCTGCAAATTTACCTCAGATATGCTTCAAAACTGCTCCGGCATCACAGATCCTACTTTCGGATTTCCAGAAGGAAAACcctgttttattataaaaatgaacAGG ATTATCAAGTTTTTCCCTGGCAATGGCACTGCACCAAGAGTGGACTGCACATATGTG GGCGACGAGTCTCACCCGCTGGAGGTGGACTACTACCCCGTGAATGGTACCTTCAACCTGCACTACTTCCCCTACTATGGAAAAAAGGCACAG CCCAGCTACAGCAATCCTTTGGTAGCTGTGAAATTTCTCAACATTACGAGGAATGTAGAACTTAAAATAGTGTGCAAAAtcattggagctggaattaccttTGATAATGTTCATGATCCATATGAAGGAAAAGTggaatttaaactgaaaatagaaGACTGAGCAGCAACAGAGACACTTCTGAAAAACAC GCAGATTCTCTGCTTGACTGTATGTGATTCAGCGTCTACAATGCGGGCGTTTGACTCGGGCGACGCAGCATTCCAAGCTCCCACGTTAGTTAGCGCTACAGCACAGCACAGGAAGATGCTGAACACATTTCCCAGGGACTGGGTGTCTGCCGAGCCACAGCTTCAGAATGACAGCCTAGACCGACTTTACAAAAAGGCCTTTGACGGGATAAATACATTCACAGGAAAGACTGAAGTGTCCCCGTGTTGA